One window from the genome of Phoenix dactylifera cultivar Barhee BC4 unplaced genomic scaffold, palm_55x_up_171113_PBpolish2nd_filt_p 001262F, whole genome shotgun sequence encodes:
- the LOC120108301 gene encoding putative disease resistance protein RGA3, which yields MGPELVIAGWFASAAISQLLGLAISYIKERPVWLSMKKQLKKLRAALQRIQAVVERVEKLQVINGRNPAEEAWLWQLKNAVDEASDVLDELEYYKLKEKVESRGEKVRPTASDRTKKIIRCTAFAFKQGRHLKKKLNRAVKNLDHVADSAGDFLKLHDLSNEHGARRQQIVPPESGCLVTEDKVFGREKEMAKIVGWLKMPESCEHGSNVKNVTVLPIVGAAGMGKTTLAQHVYREGKGSFDLSMWVCVSNNFDAAGIMKKIVRAATRTNPQAEELSTLQEILTKKLESSKFLLVLDDVWNDDDRKKWEDLVAPLKNGKQGSKILLTTRMNSVAEMIGKVMERTEEPVNLRGIEWNAYLLLFRRHAFAGVNPDDHGKLQRIGDPIAKKLWGSPLGAKVVGGMLNSNLNFEFWKEVLENGVFNSIQNEDFQPVLRFSYIQLSPQLQRCFRYCSIFPQDYLFERDELVRMWMAAGLIQQSEDKKRRPEDIGCEYFDSLLRKSFFDWALHWVGTNTTYYVIHDLLHKMVCSVSKDECLGVDYSMPNPRDIPTTLRHLSIMVDDPLVLSKVPRLKNLHTLVLWIHGHDRRWDVIVNKVLKGFKNLRVLKLESSATCKHRSLNAIGDLKHLRYLHLDKIVDTTPLTKSVYKLYHLQTMIILCLDPSTKRIGEGMKSLINLRHLILPSVAIPTIAEIGKLTSLQELDKFHVREGNGCKIGELKHLRELRGELHIKNLENVRSCEDAREAELHNKEHLRKLVLQWDTNSSSTSEVAANVIDGLRPHFCLADLKIIGYSGACPPCWLETRYLAMLESITLSNCKELELLPPLEELPFLKFLSLENMRALRQVGHPFPRRNMVTSFGRLEVLKLGTYRCWRGGLA from the coding sequence ATGGGGCCAGAACTGGTAATCGCAGGGTGGTTTGCATCTGCTGCAATAAGTCAGCTGCTTGGCTTGGCCATCTCCTACATAAAGGAGCGGCCTGTGTGGCTGAGCATGAAGAAACAATTGAAGAAGCTACGTGCCGCCCTTCAACGGATCCAAGCAGTGGTGGAGAGGGTCGAGAAGTTGCAGGTCATCAATGGCCGTAACCCGGCAGAGGAAGCGTGGCTGTGGCAGCTGAAAAATGCTGTGGACGAGGCCAGTGACGTGCTGGATGAGTTGGAATACTACAAGCTCAAGGAAAAAGTGGAGAGTCGAGGAGAAAAGGTGCGTCCCACTGCCTCTGATCGCACTAAGAAAATTATCAGGTGTACCGCTTTTGCCTTTAAACAAGGTAGGCATCTAAAGAAGAAGTTGAACAGAGCTGTCAAAAATCTAGATCATGTTGCTGATTCTGCTGGAGATTTCCTTAAACTTCATGATCTGTCAAACGAACATGGAGCAAGGAGGCAGCAGATTGTACCTCCCGAGAGTGGCTGCTTGGTGACTGAAGACAAGGTGTTTGGGCGAGAAAAAGAGATGGCAAAGATAGTTGGGTGGTTGAAGATGCCTGAAAGCTGTGAGCATGGGTCCAATGTTAAGAATGTCACAGTTCTCCCAATAGTTGGTGCGGCTGGGATGGGAAAGACTACTCTAGCACAACATGTCTACAGGGAAGGCAAAGGGAGTTTTGACCTCAGCATGTGGGTCTGTGTTTCCAATAATTTTGATGCGGCTGGCATAATGAAAAAGATCGTTCGGGCTGCAACCAGAACAAACCCTCAAGCTGAAGAACTGAGTACACTTCAAGAGATTCTTACAAAGAAGCTAGAGTCCAGTAAGTTTCTGTTAGTCTTGGATGACGTGTGGAATGATGATGATAGGAAGAAATGGGAGGATCTGGTGGCTCCTTTGAAAAATGGGAAGCAGGGAAGCAAGATCTTGTTAACAACTAGAATGAATTCAGTTGCAGAAATGATTGGTAAAGTAATGGAGAGAACTGAGGAACCAGTGAATTTGCGAGGCATAGAATGGAATGCTTATCTCTTACTTTTCAGGAGGCATGCATTTGCTGGTGTGAACCCTGATGATCATGGAAAACTTCAACGGATTGGCGACCCAATAGCGAAGAAGCTATGGGGGTCTCCTTTGGGGGCAAAAGTTGTGGGAGGAATGTTGAATTCTAACTTGAACTTTGAGTTTTGGAAAGAGGTCTTGGAAAATGGCGTTTTCAATTCAATACAGAATGAGGACTTCCAGCCAGTACTGAGATTTAGTTACATTCAGCTTTCACCACAGCTACAGCGTTGTTTTAGATACTGTAGTATATTTCCCCAAGACTATCTGTTTGAAAGGGATGAGTTGGTCCGTATGTGGATGGCCGCAGGGTTAATCCAGCAGTCTGAGgataagaagagaaggccagaAGATATAGGCTGTGAGTACTTCGATAGTCTATTACGAAAATCTTTCTTCGATTGGGCTCTCCACTGGGTTGGTACGAATACCACATACTATGTCATCCATGATCTACTACATAAAATGGTATGCTCTGTCTCCAAGGATGAATGCTTGGGAGTTGACTACAGCATGCCAAACCCAAGAGATATCCCAACCACCCTTCGTCACTTATCTATCATGGTTGATGATCCACTTGTGCTCAGCAAGGTGCCTCGGTTAAAAAACTTGCACACTCTTGTCCTATGGATTCATGGTCATGATCGCAGATGGGATGTTATCGTTAATAAGGTGCTCAAAGGATTCAAAAACTTGAGGGTTCTGAAATTAGAGTCATCTGCCACTTGCAAGCACAGGTCTCTGAATGCAATTGGTGATCTAAAACACCTCCGATACTTGCATCTTGACAAGATTGTTGATACAACTCCATTGACTAAATCAGTGTACAAGCTCTATCACCTGCAGACCATGATCATTCTATGCTTGGATCCTTCTACAAAAAGAATAGGTGAAGGCATGAAAAGCCTGATTAACTTGCGACATCTGATCCTGCCGTCGGTAGCAATTCCCACAATAGCTGAGATTGGGAAACTTACTTCCCTCCAGGAGTTGGACAAATTCCATGTCAGGGAGGGGAATGGCTGCAAGATAGGTGAGTTAAAGCACTTGAGGGAGCTCCGTGGCGAGCTACACATCAAGAATCTTGAGAATGTGAGAAGCTGCGAAGATGCTAGGGAGGCTGAGTTGCATAATAAAGAGCATCTCCGCAAACTAGTGCTGCAATGGGATACAAATTCGAGTAGCACTTCTGAGGTGGCAGCAAATGTAATTGATGGCCTCCGACCCCATTTTTGCCttgcagatctgaaaattattggcTACAGTGGTGCTTGTCCTCCATGTTGGTTGGAAACTCGATATCTCGCCATGCTAGAATCCATTACTTTGAGCAATTGCAAAGAGTTGGAGCTCCTCCCACCCCTCGAAGAGCTGCCTTTCCTCAAGTTTCTATCTCTTGAAAATATGAGGGCATTGAGACAAGTTGGTCATCCATTCCCTAGGCGTAATATGGTCACTTCTTTTGGAAGGTTGGAGGTTCTGAAGTTAGGAACATACAGATGCTGGCGAGGTGGTCTGGCGTAG